The following are encoded together in the Panthera leo isolate Ple1 chromosome B4, P.leo_Ple1_pat1.1, whole genome shotgun sequence genome:
- the NACA gene encoding nascent polypeptide-associated complex subunit alpha — MPGEATETVPATEQELPQPQAETGSGTESDSDESVPELEEQDSTQATTQQAQLAAAAEIDEEPVSKAKQSRSEKKARKAMSKLGLRQVTGVTRVTIRKSKNILFVITKPDVYKSPASDTYIVFGEAKIEDLSQQAQLAAAEKFKVQGEAVSNIQENTQTPTVQEESEEEEVDETGVEVKDIELVMSQANVSRAKAVRALKNNSNDIVNAIMELTM; from the exons ATGCCTGGTGAAGCCACAGAAACCGTCCCTGCTACAGAGCAGGAGTTGCCACAGCCCCAGGCTGAGACAG GGTCTGGAACAGAATCGGACAGTGATGAATCAGTACCAGAGCTTGAGGAACAGGATTCCACACAGGCAACCACCCAACAAGCCCAG CTGGCAGCAGCAGCTGAAATCGATGAAGAACCAGTCAGTAAAGCAAAACAGAGCCGGAGTGAAAAGAAGGCACGGAAG gcTATGTCCAAACTAGGTCTTCGACAGGTTACAGGGGTTACAAGAGTCACTATCCGGAAATCTAAGAATATCCTCTTTGTCATCACAAAACCAGATGTCTACAAGAGCCCAGCTTCAGATACCTACATAGTTTTTGGGGAAGCCAAG ATCGAGGATTTATCTCAGCAGGCACAACTAGCAGCTGCTGAGAAATTCAAAGTTCAAGGTGAAGCTGTCTCAAACATTCAAGAAAATACACAGACTCCAACTGTACAAGAAGAGAGTGAAGAGGAAGAG gttgATGAAACAGGTGTAGAGGTTAAGGACATAGAACTGGTCATGTCACAAGCAAATGTATCAAGAGCAAAGGCAGTTCGAGCCCTGAAGAACAACAGTAATGATATTGTAAATGCTATTATG gaaTTAACAATGTAA
- the LOC122224715 gene encoding nascent polypeptide-associated complex subunit alpha, muscle-specific form-like, producing the protein MGRGMCSYWTTEICLGKVAVACHLCLILCGDFHSQIKKFCVSCEACCTKLGCITHLCFFPSLSFFIPLFCFSPPAMLPVSSALNVTAALGQPESTLPPSCSLAPQQCPLATPNQPSPSLSPSSVASTPFEAPFPQSSSGTALPLGVVPSPTDTPAFLPNLLGPPISPAALALASPMITPTLKGAHSSSAPLALVALAPHSVQKNSAHPLNPLSSPPSIAVTKSGSVTSLSSPIASSEPKTSPIQDPLQVDPRNITPIPPSIVSAVPAHVGTPLASVPSGVASCPQMPPTTPLAITPPQFRDIPVSSALTSQQNKESLSLKGPHSSPAALSVSTQSISVSPNISPVFLPSLGSHPAPLHQTSLGSPIQPLGQTGHNVLSDAILDATSADHSSTGTSYPSQRSVIPPPPSKNEVTSAAVAAFPAGTRDSPLTLSVDKDPSAATGIASYNPSGSLNVATSSPLSPTASLILKGSPDATHHQPLVAQIPASPESPSLKEAPVCSVGTTPFVMANPSTVSAAPTTFEIATCVSPPVSSGPISSKDSTSHTALVMTPVAPKELPAPQVTTPLGIPVSPSLPAPENPKSLPASVLVKLPTQKDLQTSPASVAGVPVSPVQAGLPIKKDPTLIPLALAAPKNPPSSQSTSSSLEIPLSPETTLAKKSLVEPLPLVMPVNTAPSPLGVNSPTSVIKTDPYASPDPTSLLPRSSLPTPTMATFSAATAGVAPTTIASPFLGAVSLTHESHPDKEVSSTLTILPLVPPASESCPVAPTVALPPQNVSAFPAAMALAPEIPKSEPFPSLPPQGAKKVHGISHTSALEPVASSPEGHPAKDSGSSVNTSSQGTSLADSTSRLGTSVSPQTKRRPTKKGSTTSTLTLSKSVPAVPDTPPGNHSSPISPVEASFLPEANLSFQVPKGSLAKKHSPTPSPKEAPDTPSPKEASTPPAVAPPSPKKSQAAPSPKRAPAIPSPKGTSTAPAVAPPAPKGGPTTLPPKETSTPAVNPSCPKGAPSPQAIAPPSPKGGPATPSPKEPSTPPSMTPSSPKESPATQLPRGAPTPEAVAPASSKESQATPAPKRAPAVAPPAPKKSQATPAPKRTPATPSPKGASTAPAVAPPSPKGGPAIPSPKETSTPPAMTPSSPRESPATQPPNGAPTTPAVAPASPKESQATPAPKGGPATPSSKETSTPPARTPPSPKGGPATPSSKETSTPPARTPPSPKGGPATPSSKETSTPPARTPPSPKGGPATPSSKETSTPPARTPPSPKGGPVTPSSKETSTPPARTPSSPKTAQPPREAPTPQAAAPASSKESQATPAPKRAPATPLPKGTPFVPAVAPPSPKKSQATPAPKKAPATSSPKGSPNAPAVALPSPKESSATQPPKGAPNPPTVAPPSPKGGPAIVSPKETPTSPIMTPPFPKGASAVTPSSHKESPETPAPKGAPTTPPPKRASTPPALTPSSPKESLATPSSRGTSATPSPKRAPGTPSSKGTSAASSPKRAPATPSSTGAPTPSSEISPSPKEAPISPVSVTCPLGSIAPQASKGLPIMKGPTALKPVLVAPAPESAPVVTVPSEKDPLAKKSSATPPPVCPDPSAKNGTKGPLSTMAPAPLLTVSAQKASSPKTPKTLPVSPLKGKDSFHSPKSPLALAPESVTSTPLATASSEKVLPNAGSASVSPAPTPPVSLPLPPSPVPPLLPKQQFLPSSPGLVLESPCKPSAPADEDELPPLIPPEPISGGVPFQSVLVNMPTPKPAGIPAPTPSAKQPVLKNNKGICLGLLCAWCVAHTPPGATHRY; encoded by the exons atggggagagggatgTGTTCTTACTGGACCACTGAAATATGTTTGGGGAAGGTTGCTGTTGCCTGTCACCTTTGTCTAATCCTGTGTGGTGACTTTCATTCTCAGATtaaaaaattctgtgtttcctgTGAGGCATGTTGTACCAAGTTGGGCTGCATAACtcacctttgtttttttccttccctttccttctttattccccttttttgcttttctcctccaGCTATGCTTCCTGTGTCTTCAGCCTTGAATGTCACTGCTGCCTTAGGGCAGCCTGAATCTACCCTTCCCCCTTCTTGTTCCCTGGCTCCCCAACAATGCCCTCTGGCAACCCCTAACCAGCCTTCCCCATCCCTTTCTCCCTCTAGTGTTGCTTCAACCCCTTTTGAAGCTCCTTTTCCCCAGTCATCCTCTGGGACAGCCCTGCCTTTGGGAGttgtcccttcccccactgacACCCCAGCTTTCCTGCCAAACCTACTAGGGCCTCCCATCTCCCCAGCTGCCTTAGCTCTGGCCTCTCCCATGATAACTCCAACTCTGAAAGGCGCCCATTCTTCTTCAGCTCCCTTGGCTCTGGTGGCCTTGGCTCCCCACTCAGTTCAGAAGAACTCTGCTCATCCACTTAACCCTCTTAGTTCACCTCCTTCGATTGCTGTGACTAAGTCAGGGTCGGTGACCTCCCTGTCATCTCCCATTGCTTCCTCAGAACCAAAGACCTCTCCTATTCAAGACCCCTTACAAGTAGACCCTCGAAACATTACCCCCATCCCTCCAAGTATAGTCAGTGCTGTTCCTGCCCATGTTGGAACTCCCTTGGCCTCTGTTCCGTCTGGAGTAGCCTCATGTCCTCAGATGCCACCCACCACTCCCCTAGCCATCACTCCCCCTCAGTTCAGAGACATCCCTGTTTCCTCAGCTCTGACTTCTcaacaaaacaaggaaagcctCAGCCTAAAGGGACCCCATAGTTCGCCTGCTGCCTTATCTGTTTCAACCCAGTctatttctgtgtctcccaacATCTCTCcagtttttctcccttctctaggCTCTCACCCTGCACCTTTACATCAGACTTCTCTTGGTTCTCCTATTCAGCCCTTAGGTCAAACAGGCCATAATGTTCTGTCAGATGCTATACTAGATGCCACTTCTGCAGATCATTCTTCCACAGGGACCTCTTACCCTTCTCAGAGATCTGTaattcctccccctccttccaaaAATGAGGTGACTTCTGCTGCTGTGGCTGCTTTTCCAGCAGGGACTCGAGATTCCCCTCTGACTCTTTCTGTTGACAAAGATCCCTCTGCTGCCACTGGCATAGCCTCCTACAACCCCTCTGGTTCATTAAATGTAGCTACCTCTTCTCCATTATCTCCTACAGCCTCTCTCATTCTCAAAGGTTCTCCTGATGCCACTCATCATCAGCCTTTGGTGGCCCAAATTCCTGCTTCTCCAGAGAGTCCAAGCTTGAAAGAAGCTCCTGTTTGTTCTGTTGGAACCACCCCATTTGTTATGGCTAACCCCTCTACAGTTTCTGCAGCACCTACTACCTTTGAGATAGCTACTTGTGTCTCTCCTCCAGTTTCATCAGGTCCCATAAGTAGTAAGGACTCCACTTCCCATACTGCCCTTGTTATGACTCCTGTGGCTCCCAAAGAGCTTCCTGCTCCTCAAGTAACAACCCCTCTGGGAATAccagtctctccttctctgccagcCCCTGAGAACCCCAAAAGTCTCCCTGCATCAGTATTGGTAAAGTTACCAACACAGAAAGATCTCCAGACTTCACCTGCCTCTGTTGCTGGAGTCCCTGTTTCACCGGTCCAGGCAGGACTCCCTATCAAGAAAGACCCTACTCTAATACCATTGGCCCTGGCAGCCCCTAAAAATCCCCCCTCTTCCCAAAGTACATCATCATCATTGGAGATCCCTCTTTCCCCTGAAACCACCTTAGCAAAGAAAAGCCTTGTAGAGCCTCTCCCTCTAGTTATGCCAGTCAATACTGCTCCCTCTCCTCTGGGTGTTAACTCTCCAACCTCTGTAATCAAGACAGATCCTTATGCAAGCCCAGACCCCACGAGTCTGCTTCCCAGAAGTTCTCTCCCTACCCCAACCATGGCTACATTTTCTGCTGCCACTGCTGGGGTGGCTCCTACCACTATAGCCAGCCCTTTCCTAGGAGCTGTCTCTTTGACTCATGAAAGCCACCCAGACAAGGAGGTTAGTTCCACTCTTACTATTTTACCTTTGGTTCCACCAGCCTCCGAAAGTTGCCCTGTGGCTCCAACTGTGGCTTTACCCCCCCAGAATGTTTCTGCTTTTCCAGCTGCCATGGCACTGGCCCCCGAAATTCCCAAGTCTgagccctttccctctcttcctcctcaagGTGCAAAGAAAGTTCATGGTATTTCTCATACCTCGGCATTGGAACCTGTGGCTTCCTCTCCTGAAGGGCACCCAGCCAAGGACTCTGGTTCTTCTGTTAATACATCTTCTCAAGGAACTTCCCTAGCTGACTCCACATCTCGTTTAGGGACTAGTGTGTCTCCCCAAACTAAAAGACGTCCAACCAAGAAGGGTTCAACTACTTCTACCTTAACTCTTTCTAAAAGTGTACCTGCTGTCCCTGATACTCCTCCTGGAAATCACTCATCCCCTATTTCTCCAGTTGAAGCTTCCTTTCTTCCAGAGGCCAATCTTTCTTTTCAAGTCCCTAAAGGGTCACTGGCCAAGAAGCATTCCCCTACTCCATCCCCCAAAGAGGCCCCAGATACCCCATCTCCCAAAGAGGCCTCCACTCCCCCAGCTgtggctcctccctcccccaaaaagtCCCAAGCAGCTCCATCCCCCAAGAGAGCCCCAGCTATTCCATCTCCCAAAGGAACCTCCACTGCCCCAGCTgtggctccccccgcccccaaagggGGCCCAACAACTCTACCCCCTAAAGAGACCTCCACTCCAGCAGTGAATCCTTCCTGCCCCAAAggggctcccagcccccaggccatagctcctccctcccccaaagggGGCCCAGCAACCCCATCCCCTAAAGAGCCTTCCACTCCTCCATCTATGACTCCTTCCTCCCCCAAAGAGTCCCCAGCTACCCAACTTCCCAGAGGGGCCCCTACCCCAGAAGCTGTGGCTCCTGCCTCTTCCAAAGAGTCCCAAGCAACTCCAGCCCCCAAAAGAGCCCCAGCTGTGGCTCCTCCAGCCCCCAAAAAGTCCCAAGCAACTCCAGCCCCCAAAAGAACCCCAGCTACTCCATCTCCCAAAGGGGCCTCCACTGCCCCAGCTgtggctcccccctcccccaaaggggGCCCAGCAATTCCATCCCCTAAAGAAACCTCCACTCCCCCAGCTATGACTCCTTCCTCCCCCAGAGAATCCCCAGCTACCCAACCTCCCAACGGAGCTCCCACTACCCCAGCTGTGGCTCCTGCCTCTCCCAAAGAGTCCCAAGCAACTCCAGCCCCCAAAGGGGGCCCAGCAACCCCATCCTCTAAAGAGACTTCCACTCCACCAGCTAggactcctccctcccccaaagggGGCCCAGCAACCCCATCCTCTAAAGAGACCTCCACTCCACCAGCTAggactcctccctcccccaaagggGGCCCAGCAACCCCATCCTCTAAAGAGACCTCCACTCCACCAGCTAggactcctccctcccccaaagggGGCCCAGCAACCCCATCCTCTAAAGAGACCTCCACTCCACCAGCTAggactcctccctcccccaaagggGGCCCAGTAACCCCATCCTCTAAAGAGACCTCCACTCCACCAGCTAGGACTCCTTCCTCCCCCAAAACTGCCCAACCTCCCAGAGAGGCCCCCACCCCTCAAGCTGCGGCTCCTGCCTCTTCCAAAGAGTCCCAAGCAACTCCAGCCCCCAAAAGAGCCCCAGCTACCCCACTTCCTAAAGGGACCCCCTTTGTCCCAGCTgtggctcctccctcccccaagaaGTCCCAGGCAACTCCAGCCCCCAAAAAAGCCCCAGCAACTTCGTCTCCCAAAGGGTCCCCTAATGCCCCAGCTGTAGCTCTTCCCTCCCCAAAAGAGTCCTCAGCTACCCAACCTCCCAAAGGAGCCCCCAATCCCCCAACTGTGGCTCCTCCCTCCCCGAAAGGAGGACCAGCAATTGTATCCCCTAAAGAGACCCCCACTTCCCCAATAATGactcctcccttccccaaagGGGC CTCAGCTGTGACTCCTTCTTCCCACAAAGAGTCTCCAGAAACTCCAGCCCCCAAGGGGGCCCCAACAACCCCACCTCCCAAGCGGGCCTCCACTCCCCCAGCTCTGACTCCTTCCTCCCCCAAAGAGTCTCTAGCTACCCCATCCTCCAGAGGGACCTCAGCAACTCCATCTCCCAAAAGAGCCCCAGGGACTCCATCCTCCAAAGGAACCTCAGCAGCTTCATCCCCCAAAAGAGCACCAGCTACCCCATCCTCCACAGGTGCCCCCACTCCCTCATCTGAGATTTCTCCCTCACCCAAAGAGGCCCCTATATCTCCAGTTTCAGTTACTTGTCCCTTGGGGTCCATTGCCCCTCAGGCATCTAAAGGCCTACCAATAATGAAAGGTCCCACAGCTCTTAAACCAGTACTTGTTGCCCCAGCTCCAGAAAGTGCACCAGTTGTCACAGTTCCCTCTGAGAAAGATCCACTGGCCAAGAAGAGTTCTGCTACTCCACCTCCTGTGTGCCCCGATCCCTCAGCCAAGAATGGTACTAAAGGACCTCTTTCTACAATGGCTCCAGCCCCTCTACTGACAGTCTCTGCTCAGAAAGCCTCTTCTCCAAAGACTCCCAAAACCCTTCCTGTTTCTCCGTTAAAAGGCAAAGATTCTTTTCATTCCCCAAAGAGCCCCTTGGCTCTTGCTCCTGAGTCTGTGACATCTACCCCTCTGGCAACAGCTTCCTCTGAGAAGGTCCTTCCTAATGCTGGATCAGCATCTGTCTCTCCAGCACCCACCCCaccagtctctctgcctctccctccctccccagttcCCCCTCTGCTTCCTAAACAGCAATTTCTGCCGTCCTCACCTGGGCTGGTGCTGGAATCACCCTGTAAGCCCTCAGCCCCTGCTGATGAGGATGAGCTGCCGCCTCTGATTCCCCCGGAACCAATCTCGGGGGGAGTGCCTTTCCAGTCGGTCCTCGTCAACATGCCCACCCCTAAACCTGCTGGGatccctgccccaaccccctcTGCCAAGCAGCCTGTTCTGAAGAACAACAAGGGTATTTGCCTTGGTTTGCTGTGTGCATGGTGTGTCGCCCACACCCCTCCTGGGGCTACCCACCGATACTAA